The proteins below come from a single Chryseobacterium capnotolerans genomic window:
- a CDS encoding fumarate reductase/succinate dehydrogenase flavoprotein subunit — MILDSKIPQGPLEQKWAYYKKKAKLVNPANRKKLDVIVVGTGLAGSSIAASLGEMGYNVKAFCFQDSPRRAHSVAAQGGVNAAKNYKNDGDSVYRMFVDTLKGGDFRAREANVYRMAECSLNLIDQAVAQGVPFGREYGGYLNNRSFGGVQVSRTFYARGQTGQQLLLGAYQALMRQVGKGSVQLFSRHEMLDLVIIDGKARGIIVRNLDTGEIERHAAHAVILATGGYGKIYYLSTLAMGCNGSAIWRAHKKGALMASPSWIQVHPTSLPQSGDYQSKLTLMSESLRNDGRIWVPAKQDENRAPNDIPEDERDYYLERRYPAFGNLAPRDISSRAAKERIDAGFGIGPLKNAVYLDFSKAIKEQGKDKIKEKYGNLFDMYLKITGYDAYKEPMMISPSAHFSMGGLWVDYELMTTVPGLFALGEANFADHGANRLGANSLLQASVDGYFIAPYTVANYLADEIHTGKISPDAPEFEQAENAVKNQIQNLMNIKGTKTVDYFHKTLGKLLYDYCGLARNEEGLKYAIQEIRKLKQEFYKDVRVSGQGDKMNAELEKAGRVADYFEIGELMCYDALTRNESCGAHFREEYQTPDGEAMRNDAEYQFISAWAWTGENGEPELVKEPLIFEEIQPTVRSYK, encoded by the coding sequence ATGATTTTAGATTCAAAAATACCACAAGGCCCATTGGAACAGAAATGGGCATATTATAAAAAGAAAGCCAAGCTTGTGAACCCGGCCAACCGCAAAAAGCTTGATGTGATTGTTGTAGGGACGGGTCTTGCCGGAAGTTCTATCGCTGCCTCTTTAGGAGAAATGGGCTATAATGTAAAGGCATTTTGTTTCCAGGACAGTCCGAGAAGAGCGCACTCTGTAGCGGCTCAAGGTGGTGTAAATGCTGCTAAAAATTATAAAAACGATGGTGACAGTGTGTACAGGATGTTTGTTGATACCTTGAAAGGTGGAGACTTCAGAGCCCGTGAAGCCAACGTTTACCGAATGGCGGAATGTTCTTTAAACCTCATCGATCAGGCCGTAGCACAAGGTGTTCCTTTTGGCCGGGAATATGGCGGTTACCTTAACAACCGTTCTTTTGGAGGGGTTCAGGTGAGCCGAACGTTCTATGCCAGAGGACAAACCGGACAGCAATTGCTTCTGGGAGCTTATCAGGCTTTGATGAGACAGGTTGGAAAAGGTTCTGTACAATTATTTTCAAGACATGAAATGCTTGATCTGGTCATTATTGACGGCAAAGCAAGAGGAATTATCGTAAGAAACTTAGATACCGGAGAAATTGAAAGACACGCCGCTCATGCTGTCATATTGGCAACCGGAGGGTATGGAAAGATTTATTATCTATCTACATTGGCTATGGGATGTAATGGTTCCGCCATCTGGAGAGCCCATAAGAAAGGAGCTTTAATGGCTTCTCCAAGCTGGATTCAGGTACACCCTACTTCCCTTCCGCAATCCGGAGATTATCAATCAAAATTAACATTGATGTCTGAATCATTGCGTAATGACGGAAGAATCTGGGTTCCTGCAAAACAGGATGAAAACAGAGCTCCGAATGATATTCCTGAAGATGAAAGAGACTATTATCTGGAAAGAAGATATCCGGCATTCGGAAACTTAGCTCCAAGAGATATTTCTTCCCGTGCAGCCAAAGAAAGAATTGATGCAGGTTTCGGAATCGGTCCTTTGAAAAATGCAGTATATCTTGATTTTTCAAAAGCAATTAAAGAACAAGGAAAAGATAAAATCAAAGAGAAATATGGAAACTTATTCGATATGTATCTTAAAATCACCGGATATGACGCTTATAAAGAGCCAATGATGATCTCTCCTTCTGCTCACTTTTCCATGGGTGGCCTTTGGGTAGATTATGAATTGATGACGACCGTTCCGGGGCTATTTGCCTTAGGTGAAGCTAATTTTGCAGATCATGGAGCCAACAGATTGGGAGCCAACTCTCTTTTACAAGCTTCTGTAGATGGATATTTTATTGCTCCTTATACGGTCGCCAATTATCTGGCCGATGAAATTCACACCGGAAAAATATCGCCGGATGCTCCTGAGTTTGAGCAGGCTGAAAATGCCGTTAAAAACCAGATTCAGAATTTAATGAATATCAAAGGAACCAAAACCGTTGATTATTTCCATAAAACTTTAGGAAAGCTTCTTTATGATTATTGCGGACTGGCAAGAAATGAGGAAGGACTTAAATATGCTATCCAGGAAATCAGAAAACTAAAACAGGAGTTCTACAAAGACGTAAGGGTTTCCGGGCAAGGGGATAAGATGAATGCCGAGCTGGAAAAGGCTGGCCGTGTTGCGGATTATTTTGAAATCGGAGAACTGATGTGTTATGATGCTTTAACCCGCAATGAGTCCTGTGGTGCTCACTTCCGTGAAGAATACCAAACTCCGGATGGTGAAGCCATGAGAAATGACGCAGAATACCAGTTTATCTCAGCATGGGCATGGACAGGTGAAAACGGTGAACCTGAACTGGTTAAAGAACCATTAATCTTTGAAGAAATACAGCCAACGGTAAGAAGTTACAAATAA
- a CDS encoding succinate dehydrogenase cytochrome b subunit codes for MLSTLSRKMLMCLTGLFLGFFLLIHFLGNLQLFLPQEQAHLQFNAYSHFLSGNIIIKIVSYVLYASIILHAVDGLMITLKNKKSGGGYQSDKRGRASKWASRNMGILGTLILLFLVIHFQNFWYVYKFGNPPLDENGNKDLYILVVTVFKEWWYVVIYVLSMIALCYHLIHGLYSSVRTLGLYHPKFVKWVKIIGTAYSIIISLGFALMPVYVFFTYH; via the coding sequence ATGTTATCAACATTGTCAAGAAAAATGCTGATGTGCCTTACAGGACTCTTTTTGGGATTCTTCCTGTTGATTCATTTCCTCGGAAATCTTCAGCTATTTCTGCCTCAGGAGCAGGCTCATCTGCAATTCAATGCTTATTCGCATTTTTTATCAGGAAATATCATTATCAAAATAGTTTCTTACGTTTTGTATGCCAGTATCATCCTGCATGCTGTAGATGGGCTGATGATTACTTTAAAAAATAAAAAATCAGGAGGCGGTTATCAGTCTGACAAGCGTGGAAGAGCCAGCAAATGGGCTTCCAGAAATATGGGAATCCTCGGAACCTTAATCCTGCTCTTTTTAGTCATTCATTTTCAAAATTTCTGGTATGTCTATAAATTCGGAAATCCGCCATTGGATGAGAATGGAAATAAGGACTTATATATTTTGGTAGTCACTGTATTTAAAGAATGGTGGTATGTGGTTATTTATGTGCTTTCTATGATTGCACTATGCTATCACCTGATCCACGGATTGTACAGTTCCGTAAGAACTCTTGGATTATACCATCCGAAGTTTGTGAAATGGGTTAAAATCATCGGAACAGCCTACTCTATCATTATCAGTTTAGGTTTTGCCCTGATGCCTGTTTATGTATTCTTTACTTATCATTAA
- a CDS encoding anion permease yields the protein MKEINIKNVAITFVVALIIWFIPAPKGVAENAWHLFAIFAATILGIILKAAPMGTMCMMAIGFTALTQVVAPGDAGKSITKALSGFGDKVIWLIGISFFIARGFIKTGLGNRIAFLFIRVFGKSSLGLAYGLGLADVCLAPAIPSNTARGGGIIYPIMKSMAISFDSVPEKPETHRKLGSFLTLNSYYMNLIASSMFLTGTASNPMCQKFAANLGIDITWMSWAAAGFVPGLVAFFVVPLVLYKLYPPELKKTGDAPKMAAQKLKEMGPISRNEWLMLLAFFILLFLWIFGGALSIDATTTAFIGLTLLLLTSVLTWEDVKGEKGAWDTIVWFAVLVMMASSLNELGFIGWFSNLIKVQIGGLSWQVAFPVIIVVYFFSHYIFASATAHVAAMYAALLGVGVSLGIPPMLLAMMLGFMGSIYGVLTHYGHGPAPVFFGSGYVDLKAWWLRGLEIGIVLLIIYMVVGGLWMKVLGYY from the coding sequence ATGAAAGAAATTAATATTAAAAACGTTGCGATCACATTTGTCGTTGCGTTAATCATCTGGTTCATTCCTGCTCCCAAAGGGGTTGCTGAGAATGCCTGGCATCTGTTTGCCATCTTTGCGGCAACTATTTTAGGAATTATTCTAAAAGCCGCTCCTATGGGGACGATGTGTATGATGGCGATTGGATTTACTGCCCTTACCCAAGTGGTAGCTCCCGGAGATGCCGGAAAATCAATTACCAAAGCGCTTTCCGGATTTGGAGATAAAGTGATCTGGCTGATCGGGATTTCATTCTTTATTGCCCGAGGATTTATCAAAACAGGACTTGGAAACCGTATTGCCTTTTTGTTCATCAGAGTTTTCGGTAAAAGTTCATTAGGATTAGCTTACGGATTAGGGCTTGCTGATGTTTGTCTGGCTCCGGCTATTCCTAGTAACACCGCAAGAGGAGGAGGAATTATTTACCCAATCATGAAATCTATGGCCATAAGCTTTGATTCCGTTCCTGAAAAACCGGAAACCCATAGAAAATTGGGCTCATTCTTAACGTTGAACAGTTATTATATGAACCTCATCGCTTCTTCTATGTTCTTAACCGGAACAGCAAGTAACCCGATGTGTCAAAAGTTTGCAGCCAACCTTGGTATCGATATTACATGGATGTCTTGGGCTGCAGCTGGTTTTGTACCAGGTTTAGTAGCGTTCTTCGTAGTTCCTTTGGTCTTGTATAAATTATATCCACCTGAATTGAAAAAGACAGGAGATGCCCCGAAAATGGCCGCTCAGAAATTAAAAGAAATGGGACCCATTTCCAGAAATGAATGGTTAATGCTTCTAGCTTTCTTCATTCTTTTATTCCTTTGGATCTTTGGCGGAGCACTTTCTATTGACGCCACAACTACCGCATTTATCGGATTAACTTTACTGTTACTAACCTCAGTATTAACCTGGGAGGATGTAAAAGGTGAAAAAGGAGCTTGGGATACCATTGTTTGGTTCGCTGTTTTAGTAATGATGGCAAGTTCTTTAAATGAATTAGGCTTTATTGGCTGGTTCAGTAACCTTATTAAAGTTCAGATCGGAGGTTTGAGCTGGCAGGTAGCTTTCCCGGTTATTATCGTCGTTTACTTCTTCAGTCACTATATTTTTGCAAGTGCTACGGCTCATGTAGCTGCTATGTATGCAGCCTTGTTAGGTGTAGGTGTTTCTTTAGGAATTCCGCCTATGCTATTAGCGATGATGTTAGGTTTCATGGGATCTATTTATGGTGTGCTTACTCATTATGGACACGGTCCTGCACCGGTATTCTTCGGTAGTGGATATGTAGATCTGAAAGCCTGGTGGCTCCGTGGTCTTGAAATAGGAATCGTTCTCTTAATCATCTATATGGTTGTAGGAGGTCTATGGATGAAAGTTTTAGGATATTATTAA